The Psychrobacter sp. LV10R520-6 genome includes a region encoding these proteins:
- the rpsO gene encoding 30S ribosomal protein S15, giving the protein MLTNTDREQIISQYQRGENDTGSPEVQVALLSARIDDLQNHFKAHKADHHSRRGLIRMVNTRRKLLDYLKGKDLGRYTTVIKQLGLRR; this is encoded by the coding sequence ATGCTAACTAACACTGATCGCGAACAAATCATCTCACAATACCAGCGCGGCGAAAACGACACAGGTTCACCAGAAGTACAAGTGGCTTTACTAAGTGCTCGTATTGATGATTTACAAAATCATTTTAAAGCCCATAAAGCGGATCATCATAGCCGTCGCGGTCTTATCCGTATGGTTAATACGCGCCGTAAGTTGCTTGATTACCTAAAAGGTAAAGATCTTGGTCGTTATACCACAGTTATTAAACAGCTAGGTCTACGTCGTTAA
- a CDS encoding NADP-dependent oxidoreductase has protein sequence MSNASNQQLPITQHAVLIREFGEPEVMNYQDGVAVPKLGDEQVLVKVAYAGINPVDYKTRQGKGWGADNIRKDKFDNNQPAILGFDVSGEVVHSNSDQFAVGDKVAALTFDGGCYAEYVAVDAKLLAKVPESVTLEQAGALPCIGQTALQFIAFADIKKGQHVVMNAPAGGVGHLLIQLLMEKIVEDGIKVTVICSPEKYAKLDKIIDKSQLTSWIDYTKDEAFPDLQADVLLDLVGDEAGVRALSVLKSGGRVNVLPTIWVDKLKEAGDEKSLSVAGYAAQRNGQDMARILQQIADGKLALHIQQTYPLSEVVTAHYELQKGDTFGKIVLEASA, from the coding sequence ATGTCTAACGCTTCTAATCAACAACTCCCTATCACCCAACATGCGGTGCTTATCCGCGAGTTTGGTGAACCTGAAGTCATGAACTATCAAGATGGTGTGGCCGTCCCTAAGCTTGGTGATGAACAAGTACTGGTAAAAGTCGCTTATGCAGGTATTAATCCTGTCGATTATAAAACCCGTCAAGGTAAAGGCTGGGGCGCGGATAATATTCGAAAAGATAAATTCGATAATAATCAGCCTGCGATCTTGGGATTTGATGTTTCAGGGGAAGTGGTACACAGTAATAGCGATCAGTTTGCTGTCGGTGATAAAGTCGCTGCCCTTACCTTCGATGGCGGCTGTTATGCTGAGTATGTGGCGGTAGATGCTAAGCTGCTGGCTAAAGTTCCGGAGTCGGTAACCTTAGAACAAGCCGGTGCGCTACCTTGCATAGGACAAACGGCGTTACAGTTTATAGCGTTTGCTGATATTAAAAAAGGTCAGCATGTGGTGATGAACGCCCCAGCTGGCGGTGTGGGTCATCTACTGATTCAGTTATTAATGGAAAAAATAGTGGAAGATGGCATTAAAGTAACCGTTATCTGCTCACCAGAAAAATATGCCAAGCTTGATAAAATAATAGACAAAAGCCAACTAACGAGCTGGATTGATTATACTAAAGATGAGGCATTCCCTGACTTGCAAGCCGACGTATTACTTGATTTAGTCGGTGATGAAGCAGGTGTACGTGCGCTCAGTGTACTCAAATCAGGTGGACGGGTTAATGTGTTACCAACGATTTGGGTCGATAAGCTTAAAGAGGCGGGCGATGAGAAAAGCTTAAGCGTTGCTGGTTATGCGGCTCAGCGAAATGGTCAAGATATGGCACGTATCTTACAACAAATCGCTGATGGTAAGCTGGCCTTACATATCCAGCAGACTTATCCGCTGTCTGAAGTTGTTACCGCCCATTATGAGCTCCAAAAAGGCGATACCTTTGGCAAAATCGTCTTAGAAGCCTCTGCATAA
- a CDS encoding ribosome-binding factor A: MNQRLQRLSDQIQRELAVLIRDEVNDPRLTGFVTISSVKVSPDLGYADIYVTIMEPELNGAMNKTDHEPSVQVLNKAAGFLRTELSRSLKTRTTPRLRFHYDEVTARGNYMMDLISQAVTKTESNEADDQEIDQKQTDE, translated from the coding sequence ATGAACCAACGTCTACAACGCTTATCGGATCAAATCCAGCGCGAGCTTGCTGTTCTTATTCGTGATGAAGTTAATGATCCACGTCTGACAGGTTTTGTGACTATTTCTAGTGTCAAAGTTAGCCCTGACCTAGGTTACGCAGATATTTATGTCACCATCATGGAACCAGAGCTCAACGGTGCCATGAACAAGACTGATCATGAACCGAGTGTGCAAGTACTTAATAAAGCGGCTGGATTTTTACGTACTGAGCTAAGCCGTAGCTTAAAAACCCGCACTACACCGCGTCTGCGTTTTCATTATGATGAAGTAACCGCTCGTGGTAACTATATGATGGATCTGATCAGTCAAGCCGTTACTAAAACTGAGAGCAATGAAGCTGATGATCAAGAGATAGATCAGAAACAAACTGACGAATAA
- a CDS encoding YheV family putative metal-binding protein translates to MRYQSSRPKRRFLAGVSCPKCQTMDAVVQVNIVTPEPDEYIECTQCGHIERRPDPDAISAKNHAEDQLTRDAMATGTSGTVKFKT, encoded by the coding sequence ATGCGTTATCAATCTAGCCGGCCTAAACGGCGCTTCTTAGCAGGGGTAAGCTGTCCTAAATGTCAGACAATGGACGCAGTGGTGCAAGTAAATATAGTGACGCCTGAGCCTGATGAATATATCGAGTGTACTCAGTGCGGACATATTGAACGTCGCCCCGATCCTGATGCTATTAGTGCTAAAAACCATGCTGAAGATCAGCTAACCCGCGATGCAATGGCGACTGGTACTAGTGGTACAGTAAAATTCAAAACTTAA
- a CDS encoding endonuclease/exonuclease/phosphatase family protein produces MNTTTSFVITSYNIHKGMSPLNRQVKMQGIAQALDAVGSDVLCLQEVQGQNLKRNMQYNEYPDQSQHEWFGEFLQLQNSYGKNSEYENGHHGNAVLSRFPLDPKHNVNITVNKLEQRGVLHCEVQPIGWDRPVVVLCAHLNLFERDRIKQYQAISDYVRNEIAPDQPLILAGDFNDWKKMSCDKLATDLGMTEAFKSCHGKLLPTFPAKLPVLSLDRIYVRNLIVKDAWVHTGKPWSTLSDHLPISAKLALP; encoded by the coding sequence ATGAATACTACAACCTCTTTTGTTATAACCAGCTACAACATTCATAAAGGCATGTCGCCACTGAACCGCCAAGTAAAAATGCAAGGGATCGCCCAAGCACTGGACGCAGTGGGTTCGGATGTTCTGTGTCTACAAGAAGTGCAAGGACAAAATCTCAAACGCAATATGCAATATAATGAATATCCTGACCAATCGCAGCATGAGTGGTTTGGCGAGTTTTTGCAGCTGCAGAATAGCTATGGTAAAAACTCAGAGTATGAAAATGGTCATCATGGTAATGCCGTACTCAGTCGCTTTCCCCTAGATCCGAAGCATAACGTCAATATTACTGTTAATAAACTTGAGCAGCGCGGAGTTTTGCACTGTGAGGTACAGCCGATAGGTTGGGACAGGCCAGTAGTCGTATTATGCGCTCATCTGAATCTGTTTGAGCGCGATCGAATCAAGCAGTATCAGGCAATTAGCGACTATGTACGTAACGAGATTGCCCCTGACCAACCGCTGATTTTGGCTGGTGATTTTAATGATTGGAAGAAGATGTCATGTGATAAGCTGGCCACTGATCTCGGTATGACAGAAGCCTTTAAATCCTGTCATGGTAAGTTGTTACCGACCTTTCCGGCGAAGCTGCCGGTACTGAGCTTGGATCGCATCTATGTGCGTAATTTAATCGTAAAGGATGCTTGGGTACATACTGGTAAACCCTGGTCAACGCTATCAGATCATTTGCCGATCAGTGCCAAGCTGGCTCTGCCATAA
- a CDS encoding M3 family metallopeptidase: MTTLASDLHLVDFAAATPSDLQAQVTTAINQANTFLDKLSAITNSDNKDKQTGSEISVEQALTDVMAFDHINLALDRSWGILSHLNGVMSNDEIRHVHHELLPKLSAYGTRVGQHQPLFMRYKTIVNDEVFLAQLDSARARAIELALQSFELSGVALPKEKQDKFADIQSQLSTLSATFSDHILDATQAYTLPLKPEQLAGLTDSGLDLLADAGKQYKTRELENGTLTQADIDALPEPYYVATLNIPVYIAVMTHADNRELRETLYRAYVTRASEFDSHTDVKGAAGESLNNADIMSQILQLREQKAHLLGFATYAEVSLSTKMADSVPEVETFLRSLATQATPTAKQDLAQLQNSAKDYGISELQPWDSAYIAEKVKQDKFSLSQEEIRPYFPLPKVIDGLFAIVERLYGITVKEQKHDDNKSENTVSRWHDEVRFYQLFDENDSLIGGFYFDLFARSGKRGGAWMNGFQSRYSHDAQNHHQLPVCFMVGNFTPALDGKPSLLTHDEVLTLFHEFGHGLHHLLTQVTVGDVAGVNGVEWDAVELPSQFMENWAWDAEGIALISSHVETGEPLPKDKLDALLAAKNFQSGMQTLRQIEFSLFDLLIHSHTPALDYAGILSTLDNVRSDIAIMETPDYNRFANGFSHIFAGGYAAGYYSYKWAELLSADAFSKFEEEGIFNPITGKAFRETILSVGGSLPAKINFENFRGRSASIDALLRHSGFASSNNSDAHTNLEAS, from the coding sequence ATGACTACTCTTGCTTCAGATTTGCACCTTGTTGACTTTGCCGCTGCGACTCCGAGCGACCTACAAGCGCAGGTGACTACGGCTATCAATCAAGCCAATACCTTTTTAGATAAGCTGTCAGCAATAACAAATAGCGATAACAAAGATAAGCAGACTGGCAGCGAAATAAGCGTGGAACAAGCTCTAACTGATGTAATGGCGTTTGACCATATCAATCTAGCTCTAGATCGCAGCTGGGGTATTTTATCGCACCTCAATGGCGTAATGAGTAATGATGAGATTCGTCATGTACATCATGAACTGCTACCTAAGCTATCCGCTTATGGCACCCGTGTTGGACAACATCAGCCACTATTTATGCGTTATAAAACTATCGTGAATGATGAAGTATTTTTAGCACAGCTTGATTCTGCACGTGCGCGTGCTATTGAATTAGCGCTACAGAGCTTTGAGTTATCAGGAGTGGCGTTACCAAAAGAAAAACAAGATAAATTTGCTGATATTCAAAGTCAGCTATCGACCTTATCAGCGACTTTCTCAGATCATATTTTGGATGCAACCCAAGCTTATACGCTGCCTCTTAAGCCTGAGCAATTAGCAGGGTTGACCGATAGTGGCCTTGACTTATTAGCCGATGCAGGTAAGCAGTACAAAACGCGTGAATTGGAAAATGGCACACTTACCCAAGCGGATATTGATGCGCTGCCCGAACCTTATTATGTTGCCACTTTAAACATTCCGGTTTATATTGCAGTCATGACCCATGCGGACAATCGTGAACTGCGCGAAACTTTATACCGTGCTTATGTGACCCGTGCATCAGAATTTGATTCTCATACTGATGTTAAAGGCGCTGCAGGTGAGTCACTCAATAACGCTGATATCATGAGTCAAATCTTACAACTGCGCGAACAAAAAGCCCATCTGCTAGGTTTTGCTACTTATGCTGAAGTGTCTTTATCTACTAAGATGGCGGATAGTGTGCCAGAAGTTGAGACCTTTTTGCGTAGTCTGGCGACCCAAGCCACGCCTACTGCTAAGCAAGATTTAGCACAATTACAAAACAGCGCCAAAGACTATGGCATAAGCGAGTTGCAGCCATGGGATAGCGCTTATATTGCCGAAAAAGTGAAGCAAGACAAATTTAGCTTGTCGCAAGAAGAGATTCGTCCGTACTTCCCATTACCAAAGGTAATTGATGGTTTATTTGCCATTGTTGAGCGTCTATACGGCATCACGGTAAAAGAACAAAAACATGATGATAATAAATCGGAAAATACGGTATCACGCTGGCATGATGAGGTACGTTTTTATCAACTATTCGATGAAAATGATAGTTTAATAGGCGGCTTTTACTTTGACCTATTTGCTCGTAGTGGTAAACGTGGTGGCGCGTGGATGAATGGTTTTCAATCACGTTATAGTCATGATGCACAGAACCATCATCAACTACCTGTCTGCTTTATGGTCGGAAACTTTACCCCAGCGCTCGATGGCAAGCCCAGCCTACTCACCCATGATGAGGTGCTGACTTTATTTCATGAATTTGGTCATGGTCTGCACCATTTACTAACCCAAGTGACGGTCGGCGATGTCGCAGGCGTCAATGGGGTAGAGTGGGATGCGGTTGAGCTGCCCAGTCAGTTTATGGAAAACTGGGCTTGGGACGCTGAAGGTATTGCCCTTATTAGTAGTCATGTCGAAACTGGTGAGCCACTACCGAAAGACAAGCTTGATGCCTTGTTAGCAGCTAAAAACTTCCAAAGCGGCATGCAAACCCTACGCCAAATTGAATTTTCCTTGTTTGACTTACTGATACATTCGCACACGCCAGCGCTGGATTATGCAGGTATCCTCAGCACTTTAGATAATGTGCGCAGTGACATTGCTATTATGGAAACCCCTGACTATAACCGTTTTGCCAATGGCTTTAGTCATATCTTTGCCGGTGGTTATGCAGCGGGATACTATTCTTACAAATGGGCGGAGCTACTATCTGCAGATGCGTTCAGTAAATTTGAAGAAGAAGGTATCTTTAACCCTATTACGGGTAAAGCCTTCCGCGAGACCATTTTATCCGTTGGTGGCAGCCTACCCGCTAAAATTAATTTTGAGAATTTTCGGGGTCGTAGCGCCAGTATCGATGCCTTATTGCGTCACAGTGGTTTTGCCAGTTCTAACAACAGCGATGCACACACTAACCTTGAGGCCAGCTGA
- a CDS encoding alpha-ketoglutarate-dependent dioxygenase AlkB family protein, whose product MADLFAPHPTENLLPYDGRIYDLGQIDCQQIVDNYNCNPDCDYSDDHLYQRLLTTLLWQSDIVTLFGKTHITKRQIVWMGDEGLSYRYAGHTRQATGWHPIVFHVKQIIEDKIRALNLDLVDATDIVSTNGQDHIAQDHRPYFNACLLNYYPSGDEGMGYHADDEKELGPQPLIAALSLGATRKMLFKHKPVKDEERQDKVELYLTSGQVILMTGVTQQHWKHSITKTKKVNEGRISLTFRHMVTA is encoded by the coding sequence ATGGCAGATTTATTTGCACCCCATCCTACTGAGAATTTATTACCCTATGATGGCAGAATTTACGATTTAGGGCAGATAGACTGCCAGCAGATAGTTGATAACTATAATTGTAACCCTGATTGTGATTATAGTGATGACCACCTATACCAAAGGCTATTAACGACCCTACTCTGGCAGTCTGATATCGTCACTTTATTTGGTAAGACTCATATTACTAAACGACAAATTGTTTGGATGGGTGATGAGGGTTTGAGCTATCGCTACGCTGGGCATACCCGACAGGCCACAGGTTGGCATCCTATAGTGTTTCATGTGAAACAAATTATCGAAGACAAAATACGCGCTCTAAACCTTGATTTGGTTGATGCGACTGATATAGTTAGCACTAACGGCCAAGATCATATCGCTCAAGACCATCGTCCATATTTTAATGCTTGTTTGCTTAATTACTATCCTTCAGGTGATGAAGGTATGGGCTATCATGCAGACGATGAAAAAGAGCTTGGCCCGCAGCCCTTAATAGCAGCACTGTCTTTGGGGGCAACTCGTAAGATGCTATTTAAGCATAAACCAGTTAAAGATGAAGAGAGGCAAGACAAAGTGGAACTCTATCTTACCTCTGGACAGGTTATCTTGATGACAGGCGTTACTCAGCAGCATTGGAAACACAGTATTACTAAAACTAAAAAGGTTAATGAAGGTCGGATTAGCCTCACTTTTCGGCATATGGTTACAGCCTAA
- the pnp gene encoding polyribonucleotide nucleotidyltransferase, with protein MFNTIKREFQYGNQQVILETGRIARQASSIMVHMGGVSVLVAAVVKSEAKAGQNFFPLTVNYQEKMYAAGKIPGAYGKREGRASEFETLTSRLIDRPIRPLFPEGYLNEVQITATVVSSDKTQSADIAALIGASAALAISDAPFNGPVAGARVGFINGEYVLNPTLEQLKESDLDLIVAGTKSAVLMVESEAKELSEDQMLGAVLYGHEQQQIVIDNIASLAAEVGTAKQQFSVPKHDEALESSMKEQFGEQVADAYTITDKQERYTKLDDIRQAAIDALAGDAESETYSSKVSELKEIYNDLKYRTVRDSILSGKPRIDGRDLDTVRALDVQVGVLPFTHGSALFTRGETQALVTTTLGNSRDVNMIDSLAGTIRDHFMLHYNFPHFSVGETGREGIPKRREIGHGRLARRGVQAMLPDSERFPYVIRVVSEITESNGSSSMASVCGASLALMDAGVPIKAPVAGIAMGLVKEGERFAVLSDILGDEDHLGDMDFKVAGSKDGITALQMDIKIEGITPDIMEQALKQAHAGRIHILDAMNKVLPESRTEINAHAPNYAVIEINPDKIREVIGKGGATIRQLTEETGAVIDIDDGGTIRIFGENKAATKAAIGKIEALTAEVEVGKTYEGTVARIVDFGAFVNVLPNTDGLVHISQIAEERVENVSDYLKEGQIVKVFVQDVDNRGRIKLTMKGIEQN; from the coding sequence ATGTTTAACACCATTAAGCGTGAATTCCAATACGGCAACCAGCAAGTTATTCTTGAAACTGGCCGTATCGCTCGTCAAGCCAGCTCAATCATGGTACACATGGGCGGCGTTTCTGTATTAGTCGCAGCAGTAGTTAAGTCTGAAGCGAAAGCAGGGCAAAACTTTTTTCCATTGACTGTTAACTATCAAGAAAAAATGTACGCAGCGGGTAAAATTCCAGGTGCTTACGGCAAACGTGAAGGCCGTGCTAGCGAATTTGAAACCTTAACCTCGCGTCTGATTGACCGTCCGATTCGTCCGTTATTTCCTGAAGGCTATCTGAATGAAGTTCAGATTACTGCTACGGTTGTGTCATCAGACAAAACCCAATCTGCAGATATTGCGGCACTAATTGGTGCTTCAGCTGCGCTAGCTATCTCTGACGCGCCGTTTAATGGCCCTGTTGCCGGTGCACGCGTTGGCTTTATTAACGGTGAATATGTTTTAAACCCGACTCTTGAACAACTCAAAGAGAGTGATCTGGACTTAATTGTTGCTGGCACAAAATCTGCAGTATTGATGGTTGAATCAGAAGCCAAAGAGCTATCAGAAGACCAAATGCTTGGCGCAGTACTATATGGCCACGAGCAACAGCAGATTGTTATTGACAATATTGCCTCATTAGCAGCAGAAGTGGGTACCGCTAAGCAACAGTTCAGCGTTCCTAAGCATGACGAAGCGCTTGAAAGTAGTATGAAAGAGCAGTTCGGCGAGCAAGTTGCTGATGCTTATACCATCACTGATAAGCAAGAACGCTACACTAAGCTTGATGATATTAGACAAGCGGCTATTGATGCGCTTGCTGGTGATGCAGAGTCAGAAACTTATAGCAGCAAGGTATCCGAGCTTAAAGAAATCTACAACGACTTAAAATATCGTACGGTTCGTGACAGTATCTTGTCTGGTAAACCACGTATTGATGGTCGTGATCTTGACACGGTTCGTGCCCTTGACGTGCAAGTGGGTGTTCTACCATTTACGCATGGTTCAGCGCTATTTACTCGCGGCGAAACCCAAGCATTGGTTACAACGACTCTTGGTAACAGCCGTGACGTCAACATGATTGACTCGCTAGCCGGAACTATTCGTGACCATTTCATGTTGCATTATAACTTCCCGCATTTCTCAGTTGGTGAAACCGGTCGCGAAGGTATTCCTAAACGTCGCGAAATCGGTCATGGCCGTTTAGCACGCCGTGGTGTACAAGCGATGCTTCCTGATAGCGAACGCTTCCCGTACGTCATCCGTGTGGTATCAGAAATCACTGAATCAAACGGTTCATCTTCTATGGCTTCAGTTTGTGGTGCCAGCTTGGCGTTGATGGACGCTGGCGTACCAATCAAAGCACCCGTTGCTGGTATTGCGATGGGTCTAGTTAAAGAAGGCGAGCGCTTTGCAGTCTTGTCTGACATCTTAGGTGATGAAGATCATCTTGGCGATATGGACTTCAAAGTTGCTGGTTCTAAAGATGGTATCACCGCGCTACAGATGGACATTAAAATCGAAGGGATTACGCCAGACATCATGGAGCAAGCACTTAAACAAGCCCATGCTGGTCGTATCCATATCTTAGACGCAATGAATAAAGTATTGCCTGAGAGCCGTACCGAAATCAACGCTCATGCGCCTAACTATGCGGTTATCGAAATCAACCCAGATAAAATTCGTGAAGTTATCGGTAAAGGTGGTGCCACGATTCGTCAGCTAACTGAAGAGACTGGTGCGGTTATCGATATTGATGACGGCGGCACGATTCGTATCTTTGGTGAAAATAAAGCAGCAACCAAAGCCGCTATCGGTAAAATCGAAGCCTTAACGGCAGAAGTTGAAGTGGGCAAAACTTATGAAGGTACGGTCGCTCGTATCGTTGACTTCGGTGCCTTCGTTAACGTCTTACCCAATACTGATGGTCTAGTACATATTTCACAAATCGCAGAAGAGCGCGTAGAGAATGTATCAGATTACCTAAAAGAAGGTCAAATCGTTAAAGTATTTGTCCAAGACGTTGATAACCGTGGTCGCATCAAACTGACCATGAAAGGTATTGAGCAGAACTAA
- the truB gene encoding tRNA pseudouridine(55) synthase TruB, with product MSIAKQAADQESKQKVSGVILVDKPQGMTSQQVVSKVKYLFKSPVHDSKKAGHTGTLDPMATGLLPICLGEATKFSHYQLDADKSYQATILLGQQTDTGDADGKVIAQAAIPTLNEELLNRIAQQFMGAQQQIPPMYSALKKDGKKLYEYARAGIEVEREPRDIVIKAIDLIMVDDQQIQLTVTCTKGTYVRVLAEDIAKELGTLGHLIALRRLQVGHFDLSEAITVSQLEQQELNTRLSQLLPIDACVNITAELMLNTAQCERIKMGQRLNVIDQLTTELQAYIISNVQHSASSTTTSETDNDRHAEHELPVDIRLIDESRKFLGLGAVSLNGRLQPKKVISR from the coding sequence ATGTCTATTGCGAAGCAAGCAGCCGATCAAGAAAGTAAGCAAAAGGTTTCTGGGGTAATCTTGGTAGATAAACCTCAAGGCATGACCTCGCAGCAGGTGGTGTCCAAGGTCAAATATCTATTTAAGTCGCCCGTGCACGATAGCAAAAAAGCTGGCCATACTGGAACCCTTGATCCGATGGCAACCGGTCTGCTGCCTATTTGTTTGGGTGAGGCGACCAAGTTTAGTCATTACCAGCTTGATGCTGATAAGTCTTATCAGGCGACGATTTTGCTCGGTCAGCAGACAGATACCGGAGATGCAGACGGAAAAGTCATTGCACAAGCTGCTATTCCTACCCTTAACGAGGAATTACTGAACCGTATTGCTCAGCAGTTTATGGGCGCGCAGCAGCAAATTCCGCCCATGTATTCCGCCTTAAAAAAAGACGGTAAGAAGCTGTATGAATATGCGCGTGCTGGAATAGAAGTTGAGCGTGAGCCTAGAGATATTGTGATTAAAGCCATTGATCTAATAATGGTTGATGACCAACAGATTCAACTGACGGTTACCTGTACTAAAGGGACCTATGTGCGCGTTTTAGCTGAAGATATTGCTAAAGAGTTAGGTACATTAGGGCATTTGATTGCTCTGCGTCGTTTGCAGGTAGGTCATTTTGATTTGAGCGAGGCTATCACTGTATCTCAGCTGGAGCAGCAGGAACTGAACACGCGCTTATCACAATTATTACCTATTGATGCCTGCGTTAATATTACCGCTGAATTGATGCTGAATACCGCGCAGTGTGAGCGTATAAAGATGGGTCAACGCCTAAACGTTATTGATCAGCTTACCACCGAGCTCCAGGCTTATATTATAAGTAACGTGCAGCATAGCGCATCATCTACTACAACTTCAGAAACTGATAATGATCGCCATGCAGAACATGAGCTACCGGTTGATATCCGCCTGATAGATGAATCAAGAAAATTTCTAGGTTTAGGGGCTGTTAGCCTCAATGGACGTTTGCAACCTAAAAAAGTGATTTCGCGCTAA
- a CDS encoding DJ-1/PfpI family protein, with amino-acid sequence MDKGDTFTAELFAKEAKPEDYDALVLPGGTVNADGIRGNKEAQRIIKGINDADKPLAAICHAPWALINTGIVKGKTLTAYQSLQTDLENAGAKFVDKTVQVDGNLITSRNPDDIKDFVEAIDKALSS; translated from the coding sequence ATTGATAAGGGTGATACTTTTACTGCAGAATTATTTGCAAAAGAAGCTAAACCTGAAGATTATGATGCTTTAGTATTACCAGGCGGTACAGTGAATGCTGATGGCATACGTGGTAATAAAGAAGCACAGCGCATTATCAAAGGTATCAACGATGCTGATAAACCACTGGCAGCAATATGCCATGCACCTTGGGCGCTAATTAATACTGGAATCGTTAAAGGAAAAACCCTAACGGCATACCAATCTTTACAAACCGACCTAGAAAACGCCGGGGCAAAATTTGTAGACAAAACGGTACAAGTAGACGGTAATCTTATTACCTCACGTAATCCAGATGATATTAAAGACTTTGTTGAGGCAATTGATAAAGCTTTGTCTTCATAA
- a CDS encoding glutathione S-transferase N-terminal domain-containing protein: protein MIIPNNALGHTVKSVQATASLLLRGGRGVMGTPNPIQPEQSLVLYEHEACPYSRRVREVMTYLNLDFESRPSPHKGHVYRDELKELAGKAQVPFLVDDNTGDQILDSQAIINHLFLHYSKFGAPPKKYQGPMGDDNATIINKATSVVSMMRGVKADHPKKNQARGKPEKPLHLYGFEASPFCRLVREKLSELEVGYVNHSVAREQVQDIGAFGLRLNVGEYHPVKGGKREQLMNGIMNGKLQFPYLVDPNTDAEMYESKDIIDYLDKNYG from the coding sequence ATGATTATTCCAAATAACGCTTTAGGTCACACAGTCAAAAGTGTGCAAGCCACTGCTTCGTTGCTCTTACGCGGTGGACGCGGAGTTATGGGCACACCCAATCCTATACAGCCGGAGCAATCGTTAGTCTTGTACGAGCATGAAGCTTGCCCTTATTCTCGCCGCGTACGTGAAGTCATGACTTATCTCAATTTAGATTTTGAGAGTCGTCCTAGCCCGCATAAAGGCCACGTCTATCGTGATGAGCTAAAAGAGCTAGCTGGAAAAGCGCAAGTACCGTTTTTGGTCGATGACAATACGGGTGATCAGATATTGGACTCACAAGCGATTATTAATCATTTGTTTTTGCACTATTCAAAATTTGGCGCACCACCAAAAAAATATCAAGGACCTATGGGCGATGACAACGCTACCATCATCAATAAAGCAACCAGTGTGGTCTCCATGATGCGCGGCGTCAAAGCAGATCATCCGAAAAAGAACCAAGCACGTGGCAAGCCTGAGAAACCACTACACCTGTACGGTTTTGAAGCCAGTCCATTCTGCCGTTTGGTACGCGAAAAATTGAGTGAACTTGAAGTGGGCTATGTCAATCACAGTGTTGCACGTGAGCAAGTACAAGACATCGGTGCGTTTGGCTTGCGTCTCAACGTCGGTGAATATCATCCTGTCAAAGGTGGGAAGCGCGAGCAACTTATGAATGGGATCATGAATGGCAAGCTACAGTTTCCTTACCTTGTCGACCCTAATACTGATGCTGAGATGTATGAATCAAAGGATATTATTGATTATTTAGATAAAAATTATGGTTGA